One Halobaculum sp. CBA1158 DNA segment encodes these proteins:
- a CDS encoding nicotinate phosphoribosyltransferase — MSSTPSDFDIVGADAIRDGSAADAYFERTAETLRHADRNPRVVAEVTADQFPDGEFELLAGLKDAAALLAGRDVTVDALPEGTAFDGGPVMRIEGEYLEFAALETSLLGFLSHASGVATAALACRRAAPDANVLSFGARHVHPSIAAMVERSALVGGLDGFSHVAAGEVIGREASGTMPHALLICFGRGNQEDAWRAFDEAVPEGVPRIALCDTYSDEVDEVIRAVETLGDRLDGVRLDTTGSRRGDFRHIVREVQWELDARGRGDVDVFLSGGLGPADLRHLRDVADGFGVGGYVSNADPVDFALDIVEVDGDPAAKRGKLSGVKEVYRTPDGGHHVGLRGREGPADGESLMEPLVRDGDVVREFDIDDAAGRALADAEAVGFGGG; from the coding sequence ATGAGTTCCACGCCTTCCGACTTCGACATCGTCGGGGCGGACGCGATCCGGGACGGATCGGCGGCGGACGCGTACTTCGAGCGCACGGCGGAGACCCTCCGACACGCCGACCGGAACCCGCGCGTCGTCGCCGAGGTGACCGCTGACCAGTTCCCTGACGGCGAGTTCGAACTGCTGGCGGGCCTGAAAGACGCCGCAGCCCTCCTCGCGGGCCGCGACGTGACCGTCGACGCGCTCCCGGAGGGCACGGCGTTCGACGGGGGTCCCGTGATGCGAATCGAGGGGGAGTACCTCGAGTTCGCGGCGCTGGAGACGTCGCTGTTGGGCTTTCTCTCGCACGCCTCCGGCGTCGCCACCGCGGCCCTGGCGTGTCGGCGCGCCGCCCCCGACGCGAACGTGCTCTCGTTCGGGGCCCGGCACGTCCACCCCTCGATCGCCGCGATGGTCGAGCGGAGCGCGCTCGTGGGCGGCCTCGACGGCTTCTCGCACGTCGCCGCCGGCGAGGTGATCGGCCGGGAGGCGTCGGGGACGATGCCCCACGCGCTGCTCATCTGTTTCGGCCGCGGCAACCAGGAAGACGCCTGGCGCGCCTTCGACGAGGCGGTCCCCGAGGGGGTGCCCCGAATCGCGCTGTGTGACACCTACTCCGACGAGGTCGACGAGGTGATCCGGGCGGTGGAGACGCTCGGCGACCGCCTCGACGGCGTCCGCCTCGACACGACCGGCTCGCGCCGGGGCGACTTCCGCCACATCGTCCGCGAGGTGCAGTGGGAACTGGACGCCCGCGGCCGCGGCGACGTGGACGTGTTCCTCTCGGGCGGCCTCGGCCCCGCTGACCTCCGCCACCTCCGCGACGTCGCCGACGGCTTCGGGGTCGGCGGCTACGTCTCCAACGCCGACCCGGTGGACTTCGCGCTCGACATCGTCGAGGTCGACGGCGACCCGGCGGCCAAGCGCGGGAAGCTCTCGGGAGTCAAGGAGGTGTACCGGACGCCCGACGGCGGCCACCACGTCGGCCTCCGCGGCCGCGAGGGCCCCGCCGACGGCGAGTCGCTCATGGAACCGCTGGTCCGCGACGGCGACGTGGTGCGGGAGTTCGACATCGACGACGCGGCGGGGCGGGCGCTGGCGGACGCGGAGGCGGTCGGCTTCGGCGGAGGGTAG
- a CDS encoding Hvo_1808 family surface protein — protein sequence MRTPSPQTVGRFVAVAFAVALVCSAVAPAFAATPRSASDPARVPAVSADTAGQPATNSGATQSAPADPDSDVIGWEDGYWHNESIDVDQSDGLSDEELRAYVARAMARVEYIREEEFDSRVPVSIITREEYRNQSAGGGGSDEYNRWNDQVWEGLFIVGESTGSGEAIGGTTGSSVAGFYSPTNDAITIVTDSPDSPTINNATLVHELVHALQDQQYDLTNETYRGQTQDSDLAIDGVVEGEANYIETRYAQRCGDEWDCVDTPQAGGGGGGGGPGPNLGILITLLNPYSDGPAYVNELIEEGGWDAFEERFRNPPVSTEQVIHRTDETPRELSFEDEGTNGWETFPRDDPRLGENGSDTVGEASIYAMFWYQAREYQANTINPNGLFQGTESPYDTYNYESPPSDGWDGDRLFPYRNGEGDDAEYGYVWLTAWDSEEDAEQFHDTYLRMLDAHDVRETDEGYYVVPDGPFEDAFLVRLDGDRVTIVNGPTVEDVADIRPSLDPATETPADETATPTDGDGDAGGDDTPDDSADTTEPGDTGDTDDGVTETDGAGFGFGVAAAAVAVAGLLARRRG from the coding sequence ATGCGAACACCGTCCCCGCAGACGGTCGGGCGGTTCGTCGCCGTCGCGTTCGCGGTCGCGCTCGTGTGCAGCGCGGTCGCCCCGGCGTTCGCGGCGACCCCCCGTTCCGCATCGGACCCCGCCCGCGTGCCCGCCGTCTCGGCCGACACCGCCGGTCAGCCGGCGACCAACTCCGGAGCCACCCAGTCCGCACCCGCCGATCCCGACTCCGACGTGATCGGCTGGGAGGACGGCTACTGGCACAACGAGAGCATCGACGTCGACCAGTCCGACGGCCTCAGCGACGAGGAACTCCGGGCGTACGTCGCCCGCGCGATGGCGCGCGTCGAGTACATCCGCGAGGAGGAGTTCGACTCCCGAGTCCCCGTCTCGATCATCACCCGAGAGGAGTACCGCAACCAGAGCGCCGGCGGGGGCGGCTCCGACGAATACAACCGCTGGAACGACCAGGTGTGGGAGGGGCTGTTCATCGTCGGCGAGTCGACCGGCTCCGGCGAGGCGATCGGCGGAACGACCGGTTCGTCGGTCGCGGGCTTCTACTCCCCGACGAACGACGCGATCACGATCGTCACCGACTCGCCGGACTCCCCGACGATCAACAACGCGACGCTGGTTCACGAACTTGTTCACGCCCTCCAGGACCAGCAGTACGACCTCACCAACGAGACGTACCGGGGCCAGACGCAGGATAGCGACCTCGCGATCGACGGCGTCGTCGAGGGCGAGGCGAACTACATCGAGACGCGCTACGCCCAGCGCTGCGGCGACGAGTGGGACTGCGTCGACACGCCCCAGGCCGGCGGCGGTGGCGGAGGCGGCGGTCCCGGTCCGAACCTCGGCATCCTGATCACGCTGTTGAACCCCTACTCGGACGGCCCGGCCTACGTGAACGAACTGATCGAGGAGGGCGGCTGGGACGCCTTCGAGGAGCGCTTCCGGAACCCGCCCGTCTCCACCGAGCAGGTGATCCACCGGACCGACGAGACGCCCCGCGAACTGTCGTTCGAGGACGAGGGGACGAACGGCTGGGAGACGTTCCCGCGTGACGATCCCCGGCTGGGGGAGAACGGCTCCGACACCGTCGGCGAGGCGTCCATCTACGCGATGTTCTGGTATCAGGCCCGCGAGTACCAGGCGAACACGATCAACCCCAACGGCCTGTTCCAGGGGACCGAGAGCCCGTACGACACCTACAACTACGAGTCGCCCCCGTCCGACGGCTGGGACGGGGACCGGCTGTTCCCGTACCGAAACGGGGAGGGCGACGACGCCGAGTACGGCTACGTCTGGCTGACCGCCTGGGACTCCGAGGAGGACGCCGAGCAGTTCCACGACACGTACCTCCGCATGCTCGACGCCCACGACGTGCGCGAGACCGACGAGGGGTACTACGTCGTCCCCGACGGTCCCTTCGAGGACGCGTTCCTCGTCCGCCTCGACGGCGACCGCGTGACGATCGTGAACGGGCCCACCGTCGAGGACGTGGCGGATATCCGCCCGAGCCTCGACCCGGCGACCGAGACGCCCGCAGACGAGACGGCGACGCCGACTGACGGCGACGGTGACGCCGGCGGCGACGACACCCCGGACGACTCCGCGGACACCACCGAGCCCGGCGACACCGGCGACACCGACGACGGCGTGACCGAGACCGACGGTGCCGGCTTCGGCTTCGGCGTCGCCGCCGCGGCCGTCGCCGTCGCGGGCCTGCTCGCGCGCCGGCGAGGCTGA
- a CDS encoding isochorismatase family cysteine hydrolase produces the protein MPADEAAFDPDSTAVVVVDMQNGFCHPDGSLYAPPSETAVEPVSRLVDRAGDADAPVVYTRDVHPPEQFDDAHYYDEFDRWGEHVVEGSWDAELIDDLPTEDAAHVVEKHTYDAFYRTDLEGWLDAHGIDDLVICGTLANVCVLHTAGSAGLRDYRPVVVDDALGYIDEEHKEYAVEHADWLFGETTTLSDVRFA, from the coding sequence ATGCCAGCGGACGAAGCCGCCTTCGACCCCGACAGCACCGCCGTCGTCGTCGTGGACATGCAGAACGGCTTCTGCCACCCGGACGGGAGCCTGTACGCCCCGCCCAGCGAGACGGCGGTCGAGCCCGTGAGTCGGCTCGTCGACCGCGCCGGCGACGCCGACGCGCCGGTGGTATACACCCGCGACGTGCACCCGCCCGAGCAGTTCGACGACGCCCACTACTACGACGAGTTCGACCGCTGGGGCGAGCACGTCGTCGAGGGGAGCTGGGACGCCGAGCTGATAGACGACCTTCCGACCGAGGACGCCGCCCACGTCGTCGAGAAACACACCTACGACGCCTTCTACCGCACCGATCTCGAGGGGTGGCTCGACGCACACGGGATCGACGACCTGGTGATCTGCGGGACGCTCGCGAACGTCTGCGTCCTCCACACCGCCGGCTCGGCGGGGCTGCGCGACTACCGGCCGGTGGTCGTCGACGACGCCCTCGGTTACATCGACGAGGAGCACAAGGAGTACGCCGTCGAACACGCCGACTGGCTGTTCGGCGAGACGACGACGCTTTCGGACGTGCGGTTCGCGTAG
- a CDS encoding twin-arginine translocation signal domain-containing protein, producing the protein MPSRRDLLRTAAAGLAAGGTAAVAGCGFHSPSSIDHEFEVDTDPDPSAFDCDGHAIRFVVEESSVCLRGQFPAFVPDCRRLTSTLERGPEGLSLTATVTSNDTDFLPPCDGEETTATYTLTAPVEYVPDRLIFRHSRGDERLFEFDDRVEDVADPIEDSC; encoded by the coding sequence ATGCCCTCCAGACGCGACCTGCTCCGCACCGCCGCGGCCGGACTCGCCGCCGGCGGAACGGCCGCCGTCGCCGGCTGCGGCTTCCACTCCCCCTCGTCGATCGACCACGAGTTCGAGGTCGACACCGATCCGGACCCCTCGGCGTTCGACTGTGACGGACACGCGATACGGTTCGTGGTCGAGGAGTCGTCCGTCTGTCTCCGCGGGCAGTTCCCCGCGTTCGTGCCGGACTGTCGGCGTCTCACGAGCACCCTCGAACGGGGCCCCGAGGGACTGTCGTTGACGGCGACGGTCACGAGCAACGACACCGACTTCCTTCCGCCCTGTGACGGAGAGGAGACGACCGCGACCTACACGCTCACCGCCCCGGTGGAGTACGTCCCGGACCGACTGATCTTCCGGCACAGTCGCGGCGACGAGCGACTGTTCGAGTTCGACGACCGGGTCGAGGACGTCGCCGATCCGATCGAGGACAGCTGTTGA